The following are encoded together in the Kwoniella europaea PYCC6329 chromosome 1, complete sequence genome:
- a CDS encoding 5-methyltetrahydropteroyltriglutamate-homocysteine S-methyltransferase has protein sequence MVKSAVLGYPRVGVNRSAKKAIESYWAGNSSAEQLQETAKNIRKERWESIKNAGVDVIPSGDFTLYDHLLDHSFNFGVIPQRYVEQKLSPLDTYFAMGRGRQDRAKGIDVVASEMGKFFDSNYHIVKVDHSPSTEFSLKNNQQLNEYKEAKELGITTRPVLFGPITYLSLVRAGRDAPADFEPLSLLDKLIPVYKELLTQLKEAGVEEVQIDEPILVLDKAEQQGDLFKKTYEALAPVAPKITITTAYGRVGKSIEFLKDLPIHALHLDLDREPKQLDEVLAALKPTKIAIELGVVSGRNIWKNDLKASKALADKAIAELGADKVTVSTSSSLLHTPISIKVETKLTPQQVSWLSFATEKCEEVATLAGALNGKESEAFEQNSKDIAARREFERTSDSAVRDRVAAITEEQLKRKSPFPARREAQKKHLNLPKFPTTTIGSFPQTKEIRVARAKFTKGELSKEDYEKAMEKEVGSVVEFQEKVGLDLLVHGEPERNDMVQYFGEQLNGFIFTQLGWVQSYGSRYVRPPIVVSDVSRPSPMTVRWSSYAQSLTKLPMKGMLTGPVTILNWSFPRADVTKEVQSKQLALALRDEVVDLANAGIKAIQVDEPAIREGLPLRKADWDNYLTWAVDSFRLSTSGVEDDIQVHSHFCYSDFGDIFPSIQRLDADVISIEASKADLKLLDVFKSYGYSNEIGPGVYDIHSPRVPSEQEIKDRIAAMVKVLPADLMVVNPDCGLKTRGWKETEESLANLVAAAKWARETYA, from the exons ATGGTCAAGTCCGCTGTCTTAGGTTACCCTCGTGTCGGTGTCAACAGATCCGCTAAGAAG GCCATCGAGTCTTACTGGGCTGGTAACAGCTCTGCTGAGCAACTCCAAGAGACCGCCAAGAACATCCGAAAGGAACGATGGGAGTCTATCAAGAACGCTGGTGTAGATGTCATCCCTTC CGGTGATTTCACCCTCTACGACCACCTCCTTGACCACTCCTTCAACTTCGGTGTTATCCCTCAACGATACGTTGAACAGAAATTGTCTCCTCTCGACACCTACtttg CCATGGGTCGAGGAAGACAAGACCGAGCTAAAGGCATCGATGTCGTTGCCTCTGAAATGGGTAAATT CTTCGACTCCAACTACCACATCGTCAAAGTTGACCACTCCCCATCCACCGAGTTCTCCCTCAAGAACAACCAACAATTGAACGAATACAAGGAAGCCAAGGAACTCGGTATCACCACCCGACCCGTTCTCTTCGGTCCCATCACCTACCTCTCCCTCGTCCGAGCCGGTCGAGATGCTCCTGCTGACTTCGAGCCCCTCTCACTTCTCGACAAATTGATCCCTGTCTACAAGGAACTCTTGACCCAACTCAAGGAAGCTGGTGTCGAGGAAGTCCAAATCGATGAACCCATCCTTGTTTTGGACAAAGCTGAACAACAAGGTGACCTCTTCAAGAAGACTTACGAAGCTCTTGCTCCCGTCGCTCCcaagatcaccatcaccaccgCCTACGGTCGAGTTGGCAAATCAATCGAATTCCTTAAAGACCTCCCCATCCACGCTCTCCACCTCGATCTTGACCGAGAACCCAAGCAACTTGATGAAGTTCTCGCTGCCCTCAAACCCACCAAGATCGCCATCGAGCTCGGTGTCGTTTCCGGTAGAAACATCTGGAAGAACGATCTTAaagcttccaaagctctTGCCGACAAGGCTATCGCTGAGCTTGGTGCTGACAAAGTAACCgtctccacctcttcttcccttctccacaCCCCTATCTCCATCAAGGTCGAGACCAAATTGACCCCTCAACAAGTCTCTTGGTTGTCCTTCGCTACCGAGAAGTGTGAGGAAGTTGCCACCCTCGCCGGTGCTCTTAACGGTAAAGAATCCGAAGCTTTCGAGCAAAACTCCAAGGACATCGCTGCCCGAAGAGAATTCGAACGAACCTCCGACTCAGCTGTCCGAGACCGAGTTGCCGCCATCACCGAGGAACAACTCAAGAGAAAATCACCTTTCCCCGCTAGACGAGAAGCCCAAAAGAAacacctcaaccttcctaaattccccaccaccaccatcggATCTTTCCCTCAAACCAAGGAAATCCGAGTTGCCCGAGCTAAGTTCACCAAGGGTGAACTCTCCAAGGAGGATTACGAGAAGGCtatggagaaagaagttggtTCCGTTGTTGAATTCCAAGAGAAGGTCGGACTTGACTTGCTCGTCCACGGTGAACCTGAACGAAACGATATGGTTCAATACTTCGGTGAACAGTTGAACggtttcatcttcactcaacTTGGTTGGGTTCAATCTTACGGTTCCCGATACGTCCGACCCCCCATCGTTGTCTCTGACGTTTCCCGACCATCTCCTATGACCGTCCGATGGTCTTCATACGCTCAATCCTTGACCAAGCTCCCCATGAAGGGTATGTTGACTGGTCCAGTCACCATCCTCAACTGGTCTTTCCCCCGAGCCGATGTCACCAAGGAAGTTCAATCCAAACAACTCGCTCTTGCTCTCCGAGACGAAGTTGTTGACCTCGCCAACGCCGGTATCAAGGCCATCCAAGTCGACGAGCCCGCTATCCGAGAAGGTCTTCCCTTGAGAAAGGCCGATTGGGACAACTACCTCACCTGGGCTGTTGACTCTTTCAGACTTTCCACCTCCGGTGTCGAGGATGATATCCAAGTCCACTCTCACTTCTGTTACTCTGATTTCGGAGATATCTTCCCCTCCATCCAACGATTAGATGCCGACGTCATCTCCATCGAAGCTTCCAAGGCCGACTTGAAATTGTTGGACGTCTTCAAATCATACGGATACTCCAACGAGATCGGTCCCGGTGTTTACGATATCCACTCACCCCGTGTTCCCTCTGaacaagagatcaaagaccGAATTGCCGCCATGGTCAAGGTGCTCCCTGCTGACTTGATGGTTGTCAACCCCGATTGTGGTCTTAAGACTcgaggatggaaggagaCTGAGGAATCACTCGCCAACTTGGTAGCTGCTGCCAAATGGGCCAGAGAGACCTACGCTTAA